One window of Methanothermobacter tenebrarum genomic DNA carries:
- a CDS encoding glycerophosphodiester phosphodiesterase, with the protein MEFIAHRGASYFEPENTLKAVKRALEMGADRVEVDVRLSKDKELVVIHDPTVDRTTDGTGQVEDMTLQELKKLNAGKGERIPTLQEIIEAIKDAKLVIEMKIPGIEKKVLETIHENRLENVMITSFYHGSLRKVKMLDDNIRTGVIFSCQPLKPERLALDASADAIFPKHKFVDQNMIKRVHKHDILVYPWTIDKPKTAKKLIRLGVDGIVTNKLLGARKAHLL; encoded by the coding sequence ATGGAGTTTATAGCTCATAGGGGAGCATCCTACTTCGAACCCGAGAACACTTTAAAGGCTGTTAAAAGAGCCTTGGAAATGGGTGCTGATAGGGTTGAAGTGGATGTTCGCCTAAGCAAAGACAAAGAACTCGTTGTAATACATGATCCAACCGTGGACAGAACAACAGACGGCACAGGCCAAGTAGAGGATATGACATTACAAGAGCTTAAAAAGTTAAATGCCGGGAAGGGAGAAAGGATACCAACACTCCAAGAGATCATAGAGGCCATCAAGGATGCTAAACTCGTCATAGAAATGAAAATCCCCGGCATCGAAAAGAAAGTCCTGGAGACGATCCATGAAAACAGGCTAGAAAATGTAATGATAACATCATTTTATCATGGAAGCCTCCGGAAAGTCAAAATGTTAGATGATAACATAAGAACTGGGGTTATATTCTCATGCCAACCCCTAAAACCTGAAAGACTAGCACTGGATGCCAGCGCAGATGCAATATTCCCAAAACACAAATTCGTAGACCAGAACATGATAAAAAGAGTCCACAAGCATGACATACTTGTATACCCATGGACAATAGACAAACCAAAAACAGCGAAAAAACTAATAAGACTAGGAGTAGATGGTATCGTGACAAACAAACTCCTAGGAGCCCGAAAAGCCCATCTATTATAA